A stretch of Desulfurivibrio alkaliphilus AHT 2 DNA encodes these proteins:
- a CDS encoding putative bifunctional diguanylate cyclase/phosphodiesterase, which yields MTPQIRHALRLAAIYAFFGVLWIFFSDRVLLAMDLEPEPLTLLQTYKGWFYILFTAVLVFLLILQAEYRFQSTDQLFRQADSQRKHLIHYDPLTGLPNRQLLQLRLEHALAWAKRHRSLLAIHFIDLDRFKEVNDSLGHQAGDELLLMAGRRLSGILGQDDTLARFGGDKFILLQKTVAGPEEAAVAAQKLLAALATPFRVTDQNEIFVGASIGISIFPNDGQTAADLLKNAEAAMYHAKEGGRNQFHFYTGLMNIDALERLNLENSLRQALARNELELFYQPKIMLHARPTTADRQAAAAINTAANRDSEWHYPLVGAEALIRWRRAGELVPPGRFIPLAEKSELIEQIGNWVIDETCHQLKKWRRQGRPELPVAVNVSARQFRAGNLAEVIAASLQKYQVPAHLLELELTESILMEKPEEAVDLLEACTKLGVAVSLDDFGTGYSSFAYLSRFPISALKIDQSFVRDLGHRSEAAMIADSIIGLAHQMGIVVVAEGVENIVQLDHLRQRGCDQVQGYLFSPPLPAGDFTQLPALFSPARGEPGHAR from the coding sequence ATGACACCGCAAATCCGACATGCCCTCCGCCTGGCCGCCATCTATGCATTTTTTGGTGTCTTATGGATTTTCTTCAGCGACCGAGTACTGCTGGCCATGGACCTGGAGCCGGAACCCCTCACCCTGCTACAGACCTATAAGGGCTGGTTTTACATCCTGTTTACCGCCGTGCTGGTTTTTTTGCTGATTTTACAAGCTGAATACCGCTTTCAATCCACCGATCAGCTATTCCGCCAGGCGGACTCACAACGCAAACACCTGATCCATTACGACCCCCTGACCGGCCTGCCCAATCGCCAGTTGCTGCAGCTGCGCCTGGAACACGCCCTGGCTTGGGCCAAACGCCACCGGTCGCTGCTGGCCATTCATTTCATTGATCTGGATCGCTTCAAGGAGGTTAACGACAGCCTGGGGCACCAGGCCGGCGATGAATTATTACTCATGGCCGGCCGCCGTTTGAGTGGCATCTTGGGCCAGGACGACACCCTGGCCCGCTTTGGCGGCGACAAATTCATCCTGCTCCAAAAGACCGTCGCGGGCCCCGAAGAAGCCGCCGTCGCCGCCCAAAAACTGCTGGCCGCTCTGGCAACCCCGTTTCGGGTGACTGACCAGAATGAAATCTTTGTCGGCGCCAGCATCGGTATCAGCATTTTTCCCAACGACGGCCAAACCGCCGCTGATTTACTGAAAAATGCCGAGGCGGCCATGTATCACGCCAAGGAAGGCGGCCGCAACCAGTTTCATTTCTACACCGGCCTGATGAACATCGACGCGCTGGAACGGTTGAACCTGGAAAACTCCTTGCGGCAGGCCCTTGCCCGCAACGAACTGGAGCTGTTCTACCAGCCCAAAATCATGCTCCATGCCCGGCCAACCACCGCCGACCGACAGGCCGCCGCAGCCATCAATACAGCAGCAAACCGCGACAGCGAGTGGCATTACCCACTCGTCGGGGCCGAAGCCTTGATCCGCTGGCGCCGGGCCGGGGAACTGGTACCGCCGGGACGCTTTATCCCCCTGGCGGAAAAAAGTGAACTGATCGAACAGATCGGCAACTGGGTGATTGATGAAACCTGCCACCAGCTAAAAAAATGGCGCCGGCAGGGCCGCCCGGAGTTGCCGGTGGCGGTCAATGTTTCGGCCCGCCAATTCCGGGCCGGCAACCTGGCGGAAGTAATCGCCGCCAGCCTGCAAAAATACCAGGTGCCGGCTCACCTGCTGGAACTGGAACTGACCGAAAGTATCCTGATGGAAAAACCGGAAGAGGCGGTTGACCTGCTGGAAGCATGCACCAAACTGGGCGTGGCGGTCTCCCTGGACGATTTCGGCACCGGTTACTCCAGCTTCGCCTACCTCAGCCGTTTCCCCATCAGTGCCCTAAAAATCGACCAATCCTTCGTCCGGGATCTGGGACATCGTTCCGAGGCCGCCATGATCGCCGACTCGATCATTGGCCTGGCTCATCAAATGGGCATTGTCGTGGTGGCCGAAGGGGTGGAAAACATTGTCCAGCTTGACCACCTGCGGCAGCGGGGTTGCGACCAGGTGCAGGGGTACCTTTTCAGCCCGCCATTGCCGGCCGGGGATTTCACCCAGCTGCCCGCCCTATTCTCGCCAGCCCGAGGAGAACCAGGCCATGCCCGTTAA
- a CDS encoding RtcB family protein: MPVKQVITSEKRPIKAWLGDLEAGALEQAKNLANLPFIHRHVALMPDTHLGYGMPIGGVIATTDMVIPNAVGVDIGCGMGAVQTSLTEISTDKLKQAMALIRQKIPLGFKHHRRPQDTRMMPKSPVPLSELPVISEEYRNALYQLGTLGGGNHFIEIQRGSDGHIWLMVHSGSRNLGFKVANYFNRLAIKLNREQNSKVPTNWQLAYLTADSPAGRSYLLAMQYCVDFAYANRDLMLTRIKETIREILGPQVTFAPMINIAHNYAALEEHYGQKVIVHRKGATRALAGEIGIIPGSQGTPSYLVRGLGNPESFQSCSHGAGRKMGRKQAQRQLNLEEEKKRLDARGIIHAIRSKGDLDEAAGAYKEIDQVIENQLDLVEVLVELHPLAVIKG; the protein is encoded by the coding sequence ATGCCCGTTAAGCAGGTAATTACCAGCGAAAAACGGCCCATCAAGGCCTGGCTGGGAGATCTTGAAGCCGGCGCCCTGGAGCAGGCCAAAAACCTGGCCAACCTGCCCTTTATCCATCGCCACGTGGCCCTGATGCCCGATACCCATCTCGGCTACGGCATGCCCATCGGCGGGGTGATCGCCACCACCGACATGGTGATCCCCAATGCCGTGGGGGTGGATATCGGCTGCGGCATGGGGGCGGTCCAGACTTCACTTACGGAGATCAGCACCGACAAACTTAAGCAGGCGATGGCCTTAATTCGCCAAAAAATCCCCCTGGGCTTCAAGCACCACCGGCGGCCCCAGGACACAAGAATGATGCCCAAAAGCCCGGTGCCGCTGTCGGAACTGCCGGTGATCTCGGAGGAATATCGCAATGCCCTGTATCAACTCGGCACCCTGGGCGGCGGCAACCATTTCATTGAAATCCAACGGGGCAGCGACGGCCACATCTGGCTGATGGTCCACTCCGGCAGCCGCAACCTGGGGTTCAAGGTGGCCAACTATTTCAACCGGCTGGCCATTAAACTCAACCGTGAACAAAACTCCAAAGTGCCGACCAACTGGCAACTGGCCTACCTGACCGCCGACAGCCCGGCCGGCCGCAGTTACCTGCTGGCCATGCAGTATTGCGTGGATTTTGCCTACGCCAACCGCGACCTGATGCTGACCCGAATCAAGGAGACCATCCGGGAGATCCTGGGGCCGCAGGTAACCTTTGCCCCTATGATCAACATCGCCCACAACTACGCGGCCCTGGAGGAGCATTACGGCCAGAAGGTGATTGTTCACCGCAAAGGCGCCACCCGGGCCCTGGCCGGTGAAATCGGGATCATTCCCGGCTCCCAGGGCACCCCCAGTTACCTGGTGCGCGGGCTGGGCAACCCGGAAAGCTTTCAGTCCTGCTCCCATGGCGCCGGCCGCAAAATGGGGCGCAAACAGGCCCAGCGGCAGCTCAACCTGGAAGAGGAAAAAAAGCGGCTGGACGCCCGGGGTATCATCCACGCCATCCGCTCTAAAGGGGATCTTGATGAAGCGGCCGGCGCCTACAAGGAAATTGACCAGGTAATCGAAAACCAGCTCGACCTGGTGGAAGTCCTGGTGGAGCTGCACCCCCTGGCGGTTATCAAGGGGTGA
- a CDS encoding putative bifunctional diguanylate cyclase/phosphodiesterase yields MQEKQSYNDSLIKVLVVEDEPGDALLVQRTLLGAGSGRYAVETAASLAETRQIIAGRQPDVLLLDLALPDSTGLETVESVRRQAPQTPIVVLTGHDDEELAQAALEAGAQDYLTKNTLGSYSLSRAIRYAVTRARLENRLLESNRRLENLLDEVRSLNTYDALTGLPNRRYLLEQLERDIAIHARAEQYGALLGIDLGNFRTVNDTLGNDIGDLLLVETSRRLGFSVRETDTVARLGSDEFAVILDHLGPDYNQAAVKAEEIAKKIRRTINRQFSLKGHECHVTCCIGVCIFGRRDELFDELLIRANVATYQAKKSGPNTIRFFDEAMQSALEERARQEAELRQALKENQLLLYFQPQFNGTGRPRGAEALVRWQHPSRGLVAPAEFIPLAEETGLIQPIGRMILAQACSRLKEWQEQPELADQVMAVNISAHQFHQADFVDQVREALTTSGVRPQGLKLELTESALLADLRDAISKMQTLVEMGLSISLDDFGTGYSSLSYLKTLPVNQLKIDRSFIANVTSDPSDAAIVRAILAMAAELEIEVVAEGVEDERQLAFLQQHNCRIFQGFLFARPMPADDFCQLVKKTPATA; encoded by the coding sequence TTGCAGGAAAAACAATCATATAACGATTCACTGATCAAGGTTCTGGTGGTGGAGGACGAACCTGGTGATGCTTTGCTGGTCCAGCGCACCCTGCTGGGGGCCGGCTCGGGGCGTTATGCGGTGGAAACCGCCGCCAGCCTGGCGGAGACTCGCCAGATCATCGCCGGCCGCCAGCCCGACGTGCTGCTGCTGGATTTGGCCCTGCCCGACTCCACCGGCCTGGAGACGGTGGAAAGCGTACGCCGGCAGGCGCCGCAAACCCCCATCGTGGTGCTCACCGGCCACGATGACGAGGAACTGGCCCAGGCCGCCCTGGAGGCCGGGGCGCAGGATTATTTAACCAAAAACACCCTGGGCAGCTACTCGCTGAGCCGGGCCATCCGTTACGCCGTCACCCGCGCCCGCCTGGAAAACCGCCTGCTGGAATCCAACCGGCGGCTGGAAAACCTGCTGGATGAGGTGCGCAGCCTCAACACCTACGATGCTCTGACCGGGCTGCCCAATCGCCGCTACCTGCTGGAGCAGTTGGAGCGCGATATTGCCATCCACGCCCGGGCCGAACAGTACGGCGCCCTGCTGGGTATCGACCTGGGCAATTTTCGCACCGTCAATGACACCCTGGGCAACGACATCGGCGACCTGCTGCTGGTGGAAACCTCCCGGCGCCTGGGTTTCTCCGTGCGGGAAACCGACACCGTGGCCCGCTTGGGCAGCGACGAATTTGCCGTCATTCTCGATCATCTGGGCCCCGATTACAACCAGGCCGCCGTCAAGGCCGAAGAGATCGCCAAAAAAATTCGCCGCACCATCAATCGGCAATTTTCCCTCAAGGGCCATGAGTGTCATGTAACCTGCTGCATCGGGGTTTGTATTTTCGGCCGCCGGGATGAGCTGTTCGACGAACTGCTGATCCGGGCCAATGTCGCCACCTACCAGGCCAAAAAGAGCGGCCCCAACACCATCCGCTTTTTTGACGAAGCCATGCAAAGCGCCCTGGAAGAACGGGCCCGCCAGGAAGCCGAGTTGCGCCAGGCCCTGAAAGAAAATCAACTGCTGCTCTATTTCCAGCCCCAATTCAACGGCACCGGCCGCCCCCGCGGCGCGGAAGCCCTGGTGCGCTGGCAGCACCCCAGCCGTGGTCTGGTGGCGCCGGCGGAATTCATTCCCCTGGCCGAGGAAACCGGCCTGATCCAGCCCATCGGCCGGATGATCCTGGCGCAGGCCTGCTCCCGGCTCAAAGAATGGCAGGAACAGCCCGAACTGGCCGACCAGGTAATGGCGGTAAATATCAGTGCCCACCAGTTTCATCAGGCCGATTTTGTCGATCAGGTCCGGGAAGCCCTCACCACCAGCGGGGTGCGCCCCCAAGGGCTGAAACTGGAGCTGACCGAAAGCGCCCTGCTGGCCGACCTGCGCGATGCGATCAGTAAAATGCAAACCCTGGTAGAAATGGGGCTTAGCATCTCCCTGGACGATTTCGGCACCGGCTACTCCTCTCTTTCCTACCTGAAAACCCTGCCGGTCAATCAACTGAAAATCGACCGCTCCTTTATCGCCAACGTCACCAGCGACCCCAGTGACGCCGCCATTGTCCGGGCAATCCTGGCCATGGCCGCGGAACTGGAAATCGAAGTGGTGGCGGAAGGGGTTGAAGATGAACGGCAACTGGCCTTTTTACAGCAACACAACTGCCGTATCTTCCAGGGTTTCCTCTTTGCCCGCCCGATGCCCGCCGACGATTTCTGCCAGCTCGTAAAAAAAACCCCAGCCACCGCTTAA
- a CDS encoding ABC-F family ATP-binding cassette domain-containing protein: MLTIQNLSIQFGDKHLFKEVSARVSPQDRIGLVGVNGAGKSTLMKIMAGLRLIDEKVVSRAKRATVGYLPQELEGFAPGRTLYQEAESAFAEALALQQELDEVNGQLSTITEADPDCQALLERQGELQDALESQDIFRIRSQVEKVLVGLGFKEEEFDKDCHAFSGGWQMRLQLAKLLLARPALLLLDEPTNHLDLESLTWLEDFLQGYQGALVMISHDRTFLNNICNAIWELSLGNLTVYKGNYDQYLRQKEERLEIQRAAWENQQANIQQTMRFVDRFRAKSTKASQVQSRLKQLEKMDKVELEETEARVDFRFPPAPPSGRLAVEVRGLTKNYGPLKVFNGLDFIMQRGEKLAVVGVNGAGKSTLVKIMAGLLRPDGGEVRFGHNVKPSYFGQHQAQELDPELTVFDTVFQATPNLTVTQVRSLLGAFLFRGEDADKRVSVLSGGEKSRLALAKMIAVPANLLILDEPTNHLDMVSQEVLQEAMDRYDGTIIVVSHNRHFVNAFAGKVLEISQGRGTMYEGNIDEYLDKVRRDREAALTPTSAATKQDRAPVGDGSPGATEPGGQRASGHGGKEARRRQAQERQRLNQLLGPLRKKAAQAESEVEKQEQRKDELEKLLADPEIYHRQEEFAELSKEYAELERRLERLYDQWEKVNSEIEEILTSA; encoded by the coding sequence ATGTTAACCATCCAGAATCTCTCCATCCAATTCGGCGACAAGCACCTGTTCAAGGAAGTGTCGGCCCGGGTCAGCCCCCAGGATCGCATCGGCCTGGTGGGGGTTAACGGGGCCGGCAAATCCACCCTGATGAAGATCATGGCCGGCCTCCGGCTGATCGATGAAAAGGTGGTGAGCCGGGCCAAACGCGCCACCGTGGGGTATCTGCCCCAGGAGCTGGAAGGTTTTGCCCCGGGCCGCACCCTGTACCAGGAGGCGGAAAGCGCCTTTGCCGAGGCGCTGGCCCTGCAGCAAGAACTCGATGAGGTCAACGGGCAACTCTCTACCATAACCGAGGCCGACCCCGACTGCCAGGCCTTGCTGGAGCGCCAAGGGGAGCTGCAGGACGCCCTGGAGAGCCAGGATATTTTTCGCATTCGCTCCCAGGTGGAAAAGGTTTTGGTGGGGCTTGGTTTCAAGGAAGAAGAATTCGATAAAGACTGCCACGCCTTTTCCGGCGGCTGGCAGATGCGGCTGCAACTGGCCAAGCTGCTGCTGGCCCGCCCCGCCTTGCTGCTGCTCGATGAGCCCACCAACCACCTGGACCTGGAATCGCTGACCTGGCTGGAGGATTTTCTGCAAGGCTACCAGGGCGCCCTGGTGATGATCTCCCACGACCGGACCTTTTTAAACAACATCTGCAACGCCATCTGGGAGTTGAGCCTGGGCAACCTTACGGTTTACAAGGGCAACTACGACCAGTACCTGCGCCAGAAGGAAGAGCGGCTGGAGATCCAACGGGCCGCCTGGGAAAACCAGCAGGCCAACATTCAGCAGACCATGCGCTTTGTCGACCGCTTCCGGGCCAAGTCCACCAAGGCCAGCCAGGTCCAGAGCCGGCTCAAGCAACTGGAAAAAATGGACAAGGTGGAGCTGGAGGAAACCGAGGCCAGGGTGGACTTCCGTTTTCCGCCGGCCCCGCCCAGCGGTCGCCTGGCCGTGGAGGTGCGGGGGCTGACCAAAAACTACGGGCCGCTTAAGGTCTTCAACGGGCTTGATTTCATTATGCAGCGCGGCGAGAAGCTGGCGGTGGTGGGGGTCAACGGGGCCGGTAAATCCACCCTGGTCAAAATCATGGCCGGTCTGCTCCGCCCCGACGGCGGCGAGGTCCGTTTCGGACACAACGTCAAACCATCCTACTTCGGCCAGCACCAGGCCCAGGAACTGGACCCGGAATTAACGGTCTTCGACACCGTCTTCCAGGCCACCCCCAACCTCACCGTAACCCAGGTTCGCTCCCTGCTGGGCGCCTTTCTCTTTCGCGGCGAGGATGCCGACAAACGGGTTTCCGTCCTTTCCGGCGGCGAAAAAAGCCGCCTGGCCCTGGCCAAGATGATTGCCGTGCCGGCCAACCTGCTGATCCTGGACGAACCCACCAACCATTTGGACATGGTCTCCCAGGAAGTGCTGCAGGAGGCCATGGACCGTTACGACGGCACCATCATCGTGGTGTCCCATAACCGCCATTTCGTCAACGCCTTTGCCGGCAAGGTGCTGGAAATCAGCCAGGGCCGGGGCACCATGTACGAAGGCAACATCGACGAATACCTCGACAAGGTTCGCCGGGATCGGGAGGCCGCCTTAACCCCAACCTCGGCGGCAACCAAGCAGGACCGCGCCCCAGTTGGGGACGGGTCGCCCGGCGCCACCGAGCCGGGTGGGCAGCGGGCCAGCGGTCACGGGGGCAAGGAGGCGCGCCGCCGGCAGGCGCAAGAACGCCAACGGCTTAATCAACTCCTGGGACCGCTGCGCAAAAAAGCCGCCCAAGCGGAAAGTGAAGTAGAAAAACAGGAGCAGCGCAAGGATGAACTGGAAAAACTGCTGGCCGACCCGGAAATCTACCACCGCCAGGAGGAATTTGCCGAGCTGAGCAAAGAGTACGCCGAACTGGAACGCCGCCTGGAACGCCTTTACGACCAGTGGGAAAAAGTAAACAGCGAAATCGAAGAGATCCTTACTTCTGCTTGA
- a CDS encoding deoxyguanosinetriphosphate triphosphohydrolase: MSLIRRQIEEREALNLAPAATRSSESRGRARPEEECTIRVAFQRDRDRIIHCKAFRRLKHKTQVFLAPAGDHYRTRLTHVLEVSQIARTISVALRLNGHLTEAIALGHDLGHTPFGHAGEAVLSELHPEGFHHYQQSLRVVDLLENKGRGLNLTWEVRDGIARHSKGRGAILPPVTADSDLLPATLEGQVVRLSDIIAYVNHDLDDAVRAGLLRDDEIPRHLIERLGATSSQRVNTMVCDLVQQTLAGGGEQLTMSPEIVAAIDELRTFLFARVYENYKVHADFFKAMKVIRELYQYFLAHDDHWQKSVNYPEDTSRDRMVCDFVAGMTDRYALDLYARVFLPKPWSVL; encoded by the coding sequence ATGAGCCTGATTCGTCGACAAATAGAAGAGCGCGAGGCCCTCAACCTGGCACCCGCCGCCACCCGCAGCAGCGAGTCTCGGGGCCGGGCGCGGCCGGAGGAAGAGTGTACCATCCGGGTGGCCTTCCAGCGCGACCGCGATCGGATCATCCACTGCAAGGCCTTCCGGCGCCTGAAGCACAAAACCCAGGTTTTTCTGGCCCCGGCCGGTGACCATTACCGCACCCGCCTGACCCACGTGCTGGAGGTTTCCCAGATCGCCCGCACCATTTCGGTGGCCCTGCGCTTAAACGGCCATCTCACCGAGGCCATCGCCCTGGGCCACGATCTGGGCCACACCCCCTTCGGCCATGCCGGCGAGGCAGTGCTCAGCGAGTTGCACCCGGAAGGCTTCCACCACTACCAGCAGAGTCTGCGGGTGGTGGACCTGCTGGAAAACAAGGGCCGCGGCCTGAACCTGACCTGGGAGGTGCGCGACGGGATCGCCCGGCACTCCAAGGGCCGGGGCGCCATCCTGCCGCCGGTAACCGCCGATAGCGACCTGCTGCCCGCCACCCTGGAGGGTCAGGTGGTGCGCCTCTCCGACATCATCGCTTATGTCAATCACGACCTCGACGACGCGGTGCGGGCCGGGCTGTTACGGGATGACGAGATCCCCCGGCACCTGATCGAGCGCCTGGGGGCCACCTCCTCCCAGCGGGTCAACACCATGGTCTGCGACCTGGTGCAGCAAACCCTGGCCGGCGGCGGCGAGCAACTGACCATGAGCCCGGAGATCGTGGCGGCCATCGACGAGTTGCGCACCTTTCTCTTTGCCCGGGTCTATGAAAACTACAAGGTGCATGCCGATTTTTTCAAGGCGATGAAGGTGATCCGCGAACTCTACCAGTATTTTCTGGCCCACGACGACCACTGGCAAAAATCCGTCAATTACCCGGAAGACACCAGCCGCGACCGCATGGTCTGCGATTTTGTCGCCGGCATGACCGACCGTTACGCCCTGGACCTGTACGCCAGGGTTTTCCTGCCCAAACCCTGGAGTGTTTTGTAA
- a CDS encoding valine--tRNA ligase, which produces MNQPTANPENKQPAPTSRQLPKAYEFREVEDRWYQNWLEHKNFRATMDESRPSFSIVIPPPNVTGVLHVGHALNNTLQDILVRYRRMQGYNVLWLPGTDHAGIATQNVVERQLAAKGVSRQELGRDKFIERVWQWKEESGGQIINQLKRLGCSCDWERERFTMDEGLSQAVRTVFVRLYKEGLIYRGNYIINWCPRCHTALADVEVEHEETAGALYHIRYPLADGSGHVVVATTRPETMLGDTAVAVHPADERYRELKEAAVILPLVNRKIPIVYDTHVEKDFGSGALKVTPAHDLNDFEIGRRHQLPVLKVMDDHGMMNEEAGAYAGLDRFACREKIVADLKAAGLLEKIEDYQHGVGHCYRCQTVVETALSRQWFVAVKPLAQRAADTVRQGEINLLPKMWHNTFYEWMDNIRDWCISRQIWWGHRIPAWTCEACGELIVEEHDPDLCPKCGSSSLHREEDVLDTWFSSALWPFSTLGWPEKTKELQMFYPTSVLITSFDILFFWVARMMMMGLHFMDQVPFRDVYLHALVRDKHGKKMSKSKGNVLDPLELMDQYGTDALRFTMAAFAAQGRDIKLAEERIEGYRHFINKLWNAARFTLMQISDHQAPHLAAPGDRLSREQSLAQGGKADGTTDELSLPHRWILSRAGKVAGEVGRALDDYRFNDAANAAYQFVWKEFCDWYLEWIKPELYGDDPALKARSRAVLLRVLEDILKILHPMIPFVTEEIWHALPGARSSIMVEPFPVADPARQDEAAEAQAELLMEVVGGIRNIRSTYLLHPSATIKVGIICSDPAKLATLQELGEAVKGLTRSDQLEISSEGRIPAGNATHILPELEIFVPLAGLVDVAAECAKLDKEEKKLNQELQRIQGKLGNEKFLAKAPPEVVAKEQAKKDELMATLGTIEENRRRLQAIG; this is translated from the coding sequence ATGAACCAACCAACCGCCAACCCGGAAAACAAGCAGCCCGCCCCCACCTCCCGGCAACTCCCCAAGGCCTACGAGTTTCGCGAGGTGGAAGACCGCTGGTACCAGAACTGGCTTGAGCACAAAAATTTCCGGGCCACCATGGACGAATCCCGGCCCTCCTTTTCCATTGTCATTCCCCCGCCCAACGTCACCGGGGTGCTGCATGTGGGCCATGCCCTGAACAACACCCTGCAGGATATCCTGGTGCGCTACCGCCGCATGCAGGGCTACAACGTACTCTGGCTGCCGGGCACCGATCACGCCGGGATCGCCACCCAGAACGTGGTGGAGCGGCAACTGGCCGCCAAGGGGGTCAGCCGCCAGGAACTGGGCCGGGACAAATTCATCGAGCGGGTCTGGCAGTGGAAGGAGGAATCCGGCGGCCAGATCATCAACCAGCTCAAGCGGCTGGGCTGCTCCTGCGACTGGGAGCGGGAGCGCTTCACCATGGACGAGGGGCTGTCGCAAGCAGTGCGCACGGTCTTTGTCCGCCTTTACAAGGAAGGGTTGATCTACCGGGGCAACTACATCATCAACTGGTGCCCCCGCTGCCATACCGCTTTGGCCGACGTGGAGGTGGAACACGAAGAGACCGCCGGGGCGCTTTACCACATCCGCTACCCGCTGGCCGACGGCAGCGGCCATGTGGTGGTGGCCACCACCCGCCCGGAGACCATGCTGGGGGACACGGCGGTGGCGGTGCATCCCGCCGATGAGCGCTACCGCGAGCTTAAGGAAGCGGCAGTAATCCTGCCGCTGGTTAACCGCAAGATCCCCATCGTGTACGATACCCACGTGGAAAAGGATTTCGGCTCCGGGGCGCTCAAGGTAACCCCGGCCCACGACCTTAACGACTTCGAGATCGGCCGCCGCCACCAACTGCCGGTGCTGAAGGTGATGGACGACCACGGGATGATGAACGAAGAGGCCGGCGCCTATGCCGGGCTGGATCGTTTCGCCTGCCGGGAAAAGATCGTGGCCGACCTGAAGGCCGCCGGCCTGCTGGAAAAAATCGAAGATTACCAGCACGGTGTGGGCCACTGCTACCGCTGCCAGACGGTGGTGGAGACGGCCCTGTCGCGGCAGTGGTTCGTGGCGGTCAAGCCTTTGGCCCAAAGGGCCGCCGACACCGTGCGGCAGGGAGAGATCAACCTGCTGCCCAAGATGTGGCACAACACCTTTTACGAGTGGATGGACAATATCCGCGACTGGTGCATCTCCCGCCAGATCTGGTGGGGCCACCGCATCCCCGCCTGGACCTGCGAGGCCTGCGGCGAGCTGATCGTCGAGGAACACGACCCGGATCTCTGCCCCAAGTGCGGCTCCAGCAGCCTGCACCGGGAAGAGGACGTGCTGGACACCTGGTTTTCTTCGGCCCTCTGGCCATTTTCCACCCTGGGCTGGCCGGAGAAAACCAAAGAGTTGCAGATGTTCTACCCCACCAGCGTGCTGATCACCAGCTTCGACATCCTCTTCTTCTGGGTGGCCCGGATGATGATGATGGGCCTGCACTTCATGGACCAGGTACCCTTCCGGGATGTCTACCTGCACGCCCTGGTGCGGGACAAGCACGGCAAGAAGATGAGCAAGTCCAAGGGCAACGTGCTGGACCCCCTGGAGTTGATGGACCAGTACGGCACCGACGCCCTGCGCTTCACCATGGCCGCCTTCGCCGCCCAGGGCCGGGACATCAAGCTGGCCGAAGAGCGGATTGAAGGTTACCGCCACTTCATCAACAAACTGTGGAATGCCGCCCGCTTCACCTTGATGCAGATAAGCGATCACCAGGCACCGCACCTTGCGGCACCTGGAGACCGCTTATCCCGGGAGCAATCACTGGCGCAAGGTGGCAAGGCCGACGGCACAACCGACGAGCTTTCCCTGCCCCACCGCTGGATTCTGAGCCGGGCCGGCAAGGTGGCCGGCGAAGTTGGCCGGGCCCTTGATGATTACCGTTTCAACGACGCCGCCAACGCCGCCTACCAGTTTGTCTGGAAGGAGTTCTGCGACTGGTACCTGGAGTGGATCAAGCCCGAGCTGTACGGCGACGACCCGGCGCTCAAGGCCCGCAGCCGGGCGGTACTGCTGCGGGTGCTGGAGGATATCCTGAAAATTCTCCACCCCATGATCCCCTTTGTTACCGAGGAGATCTGGCACGCCCTGCCTGGCGCACGCTCTTCCATCATGGTGGAGCCCTTCCCGGTGGCCGACCCGGCCCGGCAGGACGAGGCGGCCGAGGCCCAGGCCGAGTTGCTGATGGAGGTGGTGGGCGGCATCCGCAACATCCGCAGTACCTACCTGCTGCACCCCTCGGCCACCATCAAGGTCGGCATTATCTGCAGCGATCCGGCCAAGCTGGCCACCCTGCAGGAGTTGGGCGAGGCCGTTAAAGGCCTGACCCGCAGCGACCAGTTGGAGATCAGCAGCGAAGGCCGAATACCCGCCGGCAACGCCACCCACATCCTGCCCGAACTGGAGATCTTCGTCCCCCTGGCCGGCCTGGTGGATGTGGCCGCCGAATGCGCCAAGCTGGACAAGGAAGAAAAAAAGCTCAACCAGGAATTGCAGCGCATCCAAGGCAAGCTGGGCAACGAAAAATTCCTGGCCAAGGCCCCGCCGGAAGTGGTGGCCAAGGAACAGGCCAAAAAAGACGAACTAATGGCCACCCTGGGCACCATCGAGGAAAACCGCCGTCGTCTGCAGGCCATCGGCTGA